Part of the uncultured Cohaesibacter sp. genome is shown below.
TGACAGGATGGAGGTCCCGCTTTCAGGCAATGCGCTCATGTTTTGGTTGGCCGTGTCGTAGGCCGATTGAACGGGCATGGCGGAGAGCAGCTCTACCGCCATGCTCAATGAAGGACTGGCCGGTCCGGAGGCGGCTGGCTGCAGCTCCGGAATTTCAGGGGCCCAAGGAAGGTAATCACAACCCAGGAGCTTTCCACATCGACTGTGTCACGTTGCGTCCGACAAGCGCCCGCTGCGGGGCATAGGCTTCGCGCCAGCGTTCGGTCAGTTCGGTGTAAAGGATGTGCTTGTGGGCGTCCGGCTCGATCCGGCGGCTCCAGCGCACCGTGGCATCGGCAGCTTCCGGCAGGGAGGCATAGACACCCAGCCCCACCCAGGCGGCGAGCCCGGCTGCAAAGGCGGTTGCCTCGGTCACTTCGGGGATCTTGATCGGCAGGCCGACGGCATCGGCGAGAATCTGGCCCCACAGCTTGCCCTTGGAGGCACCACCGGCGAACACCAGCTCATCGAGCTTGACCCCGGCGAGATTGGCCGCGAGATTGAGATTCTCGGCAGCGACGATCGCCGCGTTCTCCTGAATGGCATGGAAGATCTGGGGCTTGCCGCACTGGCTGGCGTCAAGCGACAGGTTTAGAAGCGATGGCGCTGCATGATACCAGGAGCCCAGATTCATCACGTCGCTGAAGATCGGGATGATGCCGTTGGCACCGACCGGCACCTTGGCCGATTCCTCTTCCAGCAGTGCATAGGTATCAATGCCGCGCTCCTTGGCGATCCGCATTTCTTCCTGACAGAAGGCATCGCGGAACCAGCGGGTGGTCATGCCGACCATGAAGGCGATGCCTTCGGCCTGGCTGACTCCGGGGACCACATGGGGGTTGATGCGGATGCGCATGTCCGGATCGGTGATCGGCTCGGGAATGTTGACAACCTCCTGCCAGAAGGTGCCGCCCAGCACGGCAGCATGGCCGGGGCGTGAAACGCCAAGCCCGAGCGCGCCCATCTGGACATCGCCGCCCCCCATCACCACCAGCGTGCCCGCCACAAGGCCGGTTTCTTCTGCCGCCTCGGCGGTGACTTCACCAATGGGAGTGCCGGTTTCGACAACCGGTGGGAAAATATCGGTGCGGATGCCTGCCCGGCGGGCAATATCCAGATCCCATGTCCGGGTCTTGAGCGAGAAGATGCCCGTCGTCCCGGCGTTCGATGGATCGGAGGAAATGACACCGGACAGTCGCGCCAGAATCCAGTCGGACAACATCGACATGGTCGCCATATTGGCATGGACCTCGGGCAGATGCTTCTCCAGCCATTTCAGGCGAGGAATCGCGCCAAGCGCGAAACTCTGGCCGCTGATCGAATAGGCATAGCGTTCAAGCTCGGGGCTCTTTGCCTGCAATTCATGCACTTCCTCCGAAGCACGGGAATCGACATTGGCGCAGGCCCAAAGTTCCTGACCAGCCCTGTCATAGATCACGATGCCCTCGCGCATGCTCGTTGCGCTTACGGCACGGATATCCGATCCGGCTAGGCCGGCGTTGCTCAGGGCTTCACGAACGCATTTGCTCAAAAGTTTCCAGTTGGCCTTGCAGTCGAACTCCATGGAGCCGGGATATCTTGGATCGCTGAGATGGTTCCATTCCTCCTGACCAACCGCGATCTGATGGCCGGCGCTGTCAAAGATGACCGCTCGGCCGCTTCCTGTTCCGGCGTCAATCGCCAGAACGTATCCCTCTTTCTTTTTCATGACTCTCTCCCTCAATTATGGCGAGAG
Proteins encoded:
- the lsrK gene encoding autoinducer-2 kinase: MKKKEGYVLAIDAGTGSGRAVIFDSAGHQIAVGQEEWNHLSDPRYPGSMEFDCKANWKLLSKCVREALSNAGLAGSDIRAVSATSMREGIVIYDRAGQELWACANVDSRASEEVHELQAKSPELERYAYSISGQSFALGAIPRLKWLEKHLPEVHANMATMSMLSDWILARLSGVISSDPSNAGTTGIFSLKTRTWDLDIARRAGIRTDIFPPVVETGTPIGEVTAEAAEETGLVAGTLVVMGGGDVQMGALGLGVSRPGHAAVLGGTFWQEVVNIPEPITDPDMRIRINPHVVPGVSQAEGIAFMVGMTTRWFRDAFCQEEMRIAKERGIDTYALLEEESAKVPVGANGIIPIFSDVMNLGSWYHAAPSLLNLSLDASQCGKPQIFHAIQENAAIVAAENLNLAANLAGVKLDELVFAGGASKGKLWGQILADAVGLPIKIPEVTEATAFAAGLAAWVGLGVYASLPEAADATVRWSRRIEPDAHKHILYTELTERWREAYAPQRALVGRNVTQSMWKAPGL